One genomic segment of Anaerolineae bacterium includes these proteins:
- a CDS encoding cation diffusion facilitator family transporter: MVRAGGDKRQWGSARSSPDAIREKGWAALSSVLAALMLTGLKLIVGLLTGSLGILSEALHSALDLAAAVITFIAVRVADRPADARHLYGHGKVENLSALAETGLLLATATWVIYEAIQRLFFKTVEVDASLWAFGVMALSIVVDVSRSRVLMQAARKHESQALEADALHFSTDIWSSSVVIVGLIGVRLAEAEPRLRFFAHADAIAAIGVSCIVILVGARLGQRAIAALMDTAPEGTVEKVKAAVRQVAGVVDCENVRVRGSGADIFVDVTVKVKGDQSLTAAHAIADRAEEAVRRVLPRADVVVHTEPYTKRKLNR, from the coding sequence ATGGTCAGGGCAGGTGGAGATAAGCGCCAGTGGGGCTCTGCCCGGTCATCACCAGATGCTATTCGAGAGAAAGGATGGGCAGCGCTTAGCTCGGTGCTGGCAGCGTTGATGTTGACCGGTCTCAAGCTGATCGTCGGGCTCTTAACCGGCAGTCTAGGCATCCTCTCTGAGGCGCTGCATTCCGCGTTAGACCTGGCTGCGGCTGTGATCACCTTCATAGCGGTGCGCGTAGCCGATCGGCCGGCCGATGCCCGCCATCTATATGGCCACGGCAAAGTCGAGAACCTATCGGCTCTGGCTGAGACGGGGTTACTGTTGGCCACTGCGACTTGGGTGATCTACGAGGCCATCCAGCGGCTCTTTTTCAAGACTGTCGAAGTGGACGCGTCGCTTTGGGCTTTTGGGGTGATGGCTCTCTCCATCGTGGTGGATGTCTCGCGCTCGCGCGTGCTAATGCAAGCCGCCCGCAAACATGAGAGCCAAGCGTTAGAAGCGGACGCGCTCCATTTCTCCACCGACATCTGGAGCTCCTCGGTTGTGATCGTTGGGCTGATCGGTGTGCGCTTAGCCGAGGCTGAGCCAAGGCTTCGCTTCTTCGCCCATGCCGACGCGATCGCAGCGATCGGCGTCTCATGTATCGTGATCTTGGTGGGGGCTCGCCTGGGGCAACGCGCAATCGCGGCGCTGATGGATACGGCACCGGAGGGCACTGTAGAGAAAGTAAAAGCGGCGGTGCGCCAGGTAGCCGGCGTGGTAGATTGCGAGAATGTACGGGTACGCGGCTCTGGGGCTGACATCTTCGTAGACGTGACCGTGAAAGTCAAAGGGGATCAATCCCTGACAGCTGCTCACGCAATTGCGGATCGGGCAGAGGAGGCGGTACGCCGCGTCTTGCCAAGAGCAGATGTCGTGGTGCACACGGAGCCATATACAAAACGCAAGTTGAATAGATGA